A window of Amaranthus tricolor cultivar Red isolate AtriRed21 chromosome 8, ASM2621246v1, whole genome shotgun sequence genomic DNA:
ttttattttactcgAAATTATGCAGAATGGGGtggtttatttgtttttcatgaGCAGGTTAAAGATGAACTCTACAATAAGAGGAAAGCTGTTGTAAAGGTTAGTGGTGATAGCATGTGTTCCCTCTGCAACAAGAAGATTGGGACTAGTGTGTTTGCTGTATATCCTAACGGCACAACTCTAGTCCACTTCGTTTGCTTCAGGGACTCGCAGACCATGAAGGCCGTGAGAGGCTCCCAATCAAGAAAAAGATAATACATTCCGACATGTTTTCAGTTAACTTTCCGCTCTCATTCCTGCATCATCCCTCAAAATGCCCATTTTTTTCGTGAGGTGGAGCTCGAGTTGTTCTGTGTGCTCAGTTTTGGGGTTGCAGAGAAACCATTTTTCCAGAATTTTCAGTTTTGTAAGGAGCAAGAGATGCACAATAAGGtattgtgttgatatgttaATATTGTTTTATTGGTGTTATATATATGATGAGCGTTGTATGAGCAATTGGTCCATTGGgatatttttgatttaattactttattgttTACATGATCTTTTATTGTAATTTATATCATCTAATCGATGATTATTTAAACCCTCGAGTATAAAGAAATCATGTTCTTTGGTttgataaatgataataatcatttttatatacttaaattcattttaattaaacagtttGCATGGTCGCAATAGCGATAATTTATTCTTTGTtgatctttttaaaaaattaattacaatgatCATATAATATACTAGGAGTAATAtacaactaataaaattaattataatgatcaTATACATACATTGTCCTCCCCCCACTCATTCCTATATATTGTTATGCAAACGCCAAAGCTTTTAAATCCTCATCACTTGCACCACAATGTGGTAAAATGATCATCTTCTAATGGAAGTGAGGGAAAAATCAACGGAAAGCTGGGAGTAACGAAAGAAACATCTATAAGAAATACTTTTGCTTTCTAATACAAGCACTATTTGATCACTTAACCGTTAATCCTAAAAGATTGGGGTCGGTtatatatatcatcatcatcatcctacccaataTATCCCGCTCTTAGAAAACTAAGGCTAAGGTCtagggagggaaagacggcggaAACTCATGCCCATAAAGGCGAGCGTGACCAATGGAGTCCCTCGGATCGAGGAAGGTAACGGGGCGTGATTACATGTGAAAGATAACATAGAGGCATATGAAAGGTAAAACCACTACAAAaggaaaacaaagaactaatagaaaAGAAACGATACAAGCAAGAGGTTAAGGACACTAAAAGGTAGACTgagaggacatcagtaatctaagacatggatatggTGTCTTCAACTGCTCCTATCCTtagtcaggtccgcagagaggCTTAACTCATGCaaatcaacttttatttgctcatttcAAGTTTTCCTAGGTCTTCcacgactcctcttaccctctactatgatGCTTTTTACCCTTCTTACAGaagcgtcgaaagtctttctctgcacatgactGAACCACCTTAATCTATTTTCGCGAATTTTCTagatataggggctacccctagtttgtccctaaactcttggttcctaattcgatccatcaatgtgtgcccacacatccacctcagcatacacaattctgtaacttccatcttatgttcgaaaatcttctttactggccaacattcggtccaatatagcagagcaggtctgattgtcGCCCGATAAAATTTTCCGTtcaacttgcttgggaatttcttATCACATAGCACTACGGTGGCtactcgccacttgagccaacccgcctgtatacgatgatttacatctccgtcaatcttcccatccctttgaatgatcgatcccaaatacttatACTTGGTTATACTCTTAACAACTATTTCATctatggacacctctggttcacctaccggtgatgTGCCGctaaagtcacagcgcaaatactcggtcttcgtacgGCTAATGCGCAATCCTTtgccttctaaagcttccctccactcatccaatttgttaCTGACCTCCTCTCTAGTTTTTGCTACCAGCACAATGTCGTCCGCGAAAatcatgcaccacggtaccgtctcccaaatagatttagaagtCTCTTCCATTATGACAGTAAGAATAAAAGGGCATAGAGCAGATCCCTGATATAGTCCCACTTTAACCGGAAAAGGTTCTATTATCACCATCGGTGTTTGAATGCTAGTagaaactctgtcatacatatcccgtatcgcttcaatgtacactgaagaaatacctctagccttgagactatcccagatgacacgtcgtggtatactatcatacgctttctccaagtcaatgaacatcATATGCGGatctttctttcgctccctatatttctccatcagtctcctcaaaaatatatatatatatatatatatatatatatatatatatatatatatatatatatatatatatatatatatatatatatatatatatatatatatatatatatacatatacatatatatatatatatatatatatatatatatatatatatatatatatatatatatatatatatatatatatatatatatatatatatatatatatatatatatatatatatatatatatatatatatatatatatatatatatatatatatatatatatatatatatatatatatatatatatatacatatatatatatacatatatatatatacatatatatatatacatatatatatatatatacatatatatatatatatatatatatatatacatatatatatatatatatatacatatatatatatatatacatatatataaatatatatacatatatatatatatatatacatatatatatatatatatatatatatatatatatatatatatatatacatatatatatatatatatatatatatatatatatatatatatacatatacatatatatacatatatatatatatacatatatatatatatatatatatatatatatatatatatatatatatatatatacatatatatacatatatacatatatatacatatatacatatatatacatatatatatatatatacatatatatatatatatatatatatatatatatatatatatatatatatatatacatatatatatatatatatatatatatatatatatatatatatatatatatatatatatatatgtatatatatatatacatatatacatatatatatacatatatatacatatatatatacatatatatacatatatatatatatatatatacatatatatatatatatatatatatatatatatatatatatatatatatatatatatatatatatatatatatatatacatatatatatatatatacatatatatacatatatatacatatatatatatatatatatatatatatatatatatatatatatatatatatatatatatatatatatatatatatatatatatatatacatatatatacatatatatatatatatatatatatatatatatatacatatatacatatatatacatatatatatatatatatatatacatatatacatatatatacatatatatatatatatatatatatatatatatatatatatatatatatatatatatatatatatatatatatatatatatatatatatatatatatatatatacatatatgtatatatatatacatatatatatatatatacacatatatatatatatatacacatatatatatatatgcacatatatatatatatacacatatatatatatatatacatatatatatatatatacatatatatatatatatatatatatatatatatatatatatatatatatatatatatatatatatatatatatatatatcagttTCAATGGTCGTCCATATTGATTCTTTTTCTctaggtttttaagattttttatttatttgtcctCCAAGTCATCTTCGATCTTCCTCACCCTCTTTTTAAGTCTAACAAGCTCCAACTTTTTATCTTCTTTATCGTTCGCTAATACTCTGTTTTTTGCACATACTTAAACCAACTTGAACAATTATCTTTCATGTTTTTCTATATATTTGCAAATCCAaaaccttttttattcttcatttcaaattttatccCTCAAGGtatgcactagtggaaaaaacgttttttgctgcggttattttgccattatttgctgcggttttggcccccaacaatagtgatagcaacaaatgtccttttttaaatgctgcggttcaaaaccgcagcaaataagggcattatttgctgcggtcatgggcaaaaaccgcagcaaataaggagggttatttgctgcggtcaggggcaaaaccgcagcaaataagtgtgcattatttgctgcggttttgcccctgaccgcagcaaataactctatttttttttcttttttcgttttatactcataataatccaataataatgtacattttaataacaatgattaatccaataataaatcaaatgataatcacaaataatcaccaaaaatctctttataataataatccaatattaataatatgtacgtacatatatatataatatacattaaagttatATAGTAATTAAAATCTATACACAAAACCAATTGGAGCTCAGTGACCAGCAACACCACCTCTCCCAAACAGGTAATCGGAAAAGTCATCCACGCTTACAGAATCTTTGGTGCTTGGTGTACTACACGTGCCCTCTTCTGAGTAGCTGAACAAGGAGGAGACCTCACTTGATGAATCCACCATTGACTGACGCTGCATCACCAAAGGATCAACACCAACATCTGAACCACTATGCCTGATCTTAGGCATTCCATATTTCTGGGAATGACCAGCAGAACCAGCTGCAAAATTCATCACACCAAGCTTGCCATCATAAAAACTCCTGACAGATAATGGCATTCTTGGAGTGTTCCTGCAGTAAATAGTTTCGAGATAAGTGTGCTTCCACCAAAAATAGTCTCAATTAGAAAACTATCGGATGCTTGAATATTCAAAGAGACAAATGCCACAATTCCACACAAACCATAGTTGTACTACTAGAACCATAAGCGAGTTATACACAAATGACTATTTACTTGTAAGCattctcttttctgttttttGCTTTTCCTCTAAGAAATTTCATTGAGTTCCTAATGCCCTCCCTCTACTTCTACATAAACATAATATAGAATCAGGTTAAATTAAATACATCCTAAACATGGTGGAATTTTAAGTAGTGAATGAAcaaattaatgtctactttgtTCATTACATTTGTGTTCCCATAAAACTAACGAGAAAGCTCTCATTCTCATGCATGGTAAATCCAACAGAAGGTTAGATTACAAAGTTTGTTTCTCTTCCTCATCCTATTATGGCAAGTCCAGATAAAAAGCAGTAAAAGCAAACAATATCAGTACTGTTTATTTTACCATAACTAAGCTAAATTTTTCTAACATATCTTGTGGGAAGAAGTAATTTCAAAAATTGTATCTTCCATATCTAAAAGCATCACCAAGCtatgaatattaaaaataaagttaacacTTCAATTAGATTTGAGCATTtgcaattatgaatgaaatttcataaatatagTGCAAGAAAATACAAACCAGCatcaaaaaatccacaaaataaaGGAAGAGCACAAAACCAATTTGTTGGAAGGTTAAGCTGCCAACACTCAACAACATAAGGTTCTTGACTAGCAGAAACAAATACAGAGAAAATAATGGGTTCTGAACAAGCAACAAGATTACAAAAGCAATTAACTCACACCAAATCATCTACATTCAGAAGGAACAATATATTATGATCTAAAAATTACTctaaatcacaaaaataaagcaaaatgaaACTCACATTTCAGCCTTCCAAAAACCCTTAATTAACCCTCCTCTACaagaacggttttgaagttaattTTCAAATGTATTACCTTGATTTTTGAAGCTTgaagtttaatttgataatgaacaagaacggttttgaagaaatgatgatgaacaagagcaGTACTGTTTATGAAAGAGCAGTacgataatgaacaagaacgcGTTTGAAGTTAATGAACGAAGGACAATGGAACGAAGGGTTTTTGCGTTCGAAATCTGGAATGGAACGAAGGAGAATGAAGGAATTACTGTTGTTCGTTTGTGGGTTTGAAGTTAATGAACGAAGGAGTGAGAATGGAACGAAGGTTTGTGCGTCTGGAATGGAATGAAGGAATGAAGAAGAGAACAGAAGCTTAAGAGAAGGCGAGAGAACAGAAGCTTAAGGGTTTTATATTATGAaccctatttgctgcggtcaatagGATAaatcgcagcaattaatgctgctGAATCAATTAAGGTTTAaggattatttgttatttgctgcgggtggtGAAGAACCGAAGCAATTGCaagctttatttgctgcgggcatgaaacaaaccgcagcaattgaaggtGCACATGTGTATTTGCTGCAGTCAAGGCACAAAACCGAAGCAATTAagggttctttttttttctaattcttttttctagttattgctgcgtatatacaaaaaccgcagcaaatgataagcagcaaatacgtttttttccactagtgatgcCCACTCATCCATTGAATAATTTGTCTTTCTTCTACTCCTATCTTTCAAcgaaaatttgaactaaataagaaaatttatataattaaatctTAAAAGGTATGAGggaaacttaattcccaaaataagcacgaaattcCCAAAGCTGAGGTTTGcatttgttcgctattagtaacagcgaataaagCTCTGTGATGAAAAAAAAGTCAAGACTTTTTGTTTGCTGTACTATCAACGAACAAAGGAAGCTCTGGTCAAACAGGGTCAAACATTTGACAACGAACAGGGGTTTGACCTTGTTTGACCTTCAGGGAAatgaattaaaatgattttggaacaatttataaaatgcatcagtaacagcgaacaaagatactgatcaaaaaaagtcaaacatcttgtgataacaaagatgttgacttttattgactaacatctt
This region includes:
- the LOC130821591 gene encoding uncharacterized protein LOC130821591, whose product is MVIIEPFPVKVGLYQGSALCPFILTVIMEETSKSIWETVPWCMIFADDIVLVAKTREEVSNKLDEWREALEGKGLRISRTKTEYLRCDFSGTSPWFYLSYASMLSFTCNHAPLPSSIRGTPLVTLAFMGMSFRRLSLPRP